One genomic region from Knoellia sp. p5-6-4 encodes:
- a CDS encoding ferritin-like fold-containing protein, with translation MSPEESTPEPPVVAATDWLADPQYREAVVDLLGVLAYGELTAFTRLAGDSDLAPSQPLRAAVASLAVAEFRHYEFLVKRLEEMGADPQAAMAPFIAAIDAFHERTRPSTWLEGLVKAYVGDGIATDFYREISAYVDPSTAALVHDVMQDVGQAEFVVKVVREAIKADERVAGRLALWGRRLVGEALSQAQQVAVERDALSSLLVGGVGAQHRPSADLAELGRMFARLTDEHTRRMGRLGLAA, from the coding sequence ATGAGCCCGGAGGAGAGCACCCCTGAGCCCCCCGTCGTCGCGGCCACGGACTGGCTGGCCGACCCGCAGTACCGCGAGGCCGTGGTGGACCTGCTCGGAGTCCTCGCCTATGGCGAGCTGACCGCGTTCACCCGCCTCGCGGGCGACTCCGACCTCGCGCCGAGCCAGCCGCTGAGGGCGGCGGTGGCGAGCCTGGCCGTCGCCGAGTTCCGTCACTACGAGTTCCTCGTGAAGCGGCTCGAGGAGATGGGCGCCGACCCGCAGGCCGCGATGGCCCCGTTCATCGCCGCCATCGACGCCTTCCACGAGCGCACCCGCCCGAGCACCTGGCTCGAGGGCCTGGTGAAGGCCTACGTCGGCGACGGCATCGCCACCGACTTCTACCGCGAGATCTCCGCCTACGTCGACCCGTCGACGGCCGCGCTGGTGCACGACGTCATGCAGGACGTCGGCCAGGCCGAGTTCGTCGTCAAGGTCGTGCGCGAGGCCATCAAGGCCGACGAGCGCGTCGCCGGCCGTCTCGCGCTGTGGGGACGTCGGCTCGTGGGTGAGGCGCTCTCGCAGGCCCAGCAGGTCGCCGTGGAACGCGACGCGCTGTCCTCGCTGCTCGTCGGCGGCGTCGGCGCCCAGCACCGGCCGAGTGCCGACCTCGCCGAGCTCGGGCGCATGTTCGCCCGCCTGACCGACGAGCACACCCGGCGGATGGGGCGCCTCGGCCTCGCCGCCTAG
- a CDS encoding DEAD/DEAH box helicase, giving the protein MTDTNTPTFADFDVHPDIVASLSEAGIVHPFPIQAMTLPVALAGHDIIGQAKTGTGKTLGFGVPMLDRVVSPRDPEFDGLPDAGKPQALAVAPTRELAVQVAKDLERAGKLRGVRVLTVYGGRAYEPQIEALHKGVEVVVGTPGRLIDLAKQGHLDLSRAKTVVLDEADEMLDLGFLPDVEKLLAMTPASRQTMLFSATMPGAVVALARRYMTQPTHIRAMSEEGDDGHTVKAIEQFVYRAHAMDKTEMLARILQAKDRGLTIIFSRTKRTAAKVADELTDRGFAAAAIHGDLGQGAREQALRAFRNGKVDVLVATDVAARGIDVENVTHVINFQCPEDEKTYVHRIGRTGRAGNTGIAVTFVDWDDIPRWGLINKALDLGIPEPEETYSSSDHLYSELDIPREAKGRLPKSEQKRAGLEAEELEDLGETGKGAGRKGPGRSGQVGTGGRGGRPGGAGRSSERPQPTTGEGETKPRRSRNRRRTRGGKPAGEAQQG; this is encoded by the coding sequence GTGACTGACACCAACACGCCCACCTTTGCGGACTTCGACGTCCACCCCGACATCGTCGCCTCGCTGTCCGAGGCCGGCATCGTCCACCCCTTCCCCATCCAGGCGATGACCCTGCCGGTGGCCCTCGCCGGCCACGACATCATCGGCCAGGCCAAGACCGGCACCGGCAAGACCCTCGGGTTCGGGGTGCCGATGCTCGACCGCGTCGTCTCGCCGCGCGACCCGGAGTTCGACGGCCTCCCCGACGCCGGCAAGCCGCAGGCGCTGGCCGTGGCCCCCACCCGTGAGCTCGCCGTCCAGGTGGCCAAGGACCTCGAGCGCGCCGGGAAGCTGCGCGGCGTCCGGGTGCTCACCGTGTACGGCGGCCGCGCCTACGAGCCGCAGATCGAGGCCCTCCACAAGGGCGTCGAGGTCGTCGTCGGCACGCCCGGCCGCCTGATCGACCTCGCCAAGCAGGGCCACCTCGACCTCTCCCGCGCCAAGACCGTCGTGCTCGACGAGGCCGACGAGATGCTCGACCTCGGCTTCCTGCCCGACGTGGAGAAGCTGCTGGCCATGACGCCGGCCTCGCGCCAGACGATGCTCTTCTCGGCCACCATGCCGGGTGCTGTGGTGGCCCTGGCCCGCCGCTACATGACCCAGCCCACCCACATCCGCGCCATGAGCGAGGAGGGCGACGACGGCCACACCGTCAAGGCCATCGAGCAGTTCGTCTACCGCGCCCACGCGATGGACAAGACCGAGATGCTCGCGCGCATCCTCCAGGCCAAGGACCGCGGCCTGACGATCATCTTCAGCCGCACCAAGCGCACCGCGGCGAAGGTCGCCGACGAACTCACCGACCGCGGGTTCGCCGCGGCCGCGATCCACGGCGACCTCGGCCAGGGAGCCCGCGAGCAGGCCCTGCGCGCGTTCCGCAACGGCAAGGTCGACGTCCTCGTCGCCACCGACGTCGCCGCCCGCGGCATCGACGTCGAGAACGTCACGCACGTCATCAACTTCCAGTGCCCCGAGGACGAGAAGACCTACGTCCACCGCATCGGGCGCACCGGACGCGCGGGCAACACCGGCATCGCCGTCACCTTCGTCGACTGGGACGACATCCCGCGCTGGGGCCTGATCAACAAGGCCCTCGACCTCGGCATCCCCGAGCCCGAGGAGACCTACTCCTCGTCCGACCACCTCTACTCCGAGCTCGACATCCCGCGCGAGGCGAAGGGCCGCCTGCCCAAGTCGGAGCAGAAGCGCGCCGGCCTCGAGGCCGAGGAGCTCGAGGACCTCGGTGAGACCGGCAAGGGCGCCGGCCGCAAGGGCCCCGGCCGCAGCGGCCAGGTCGGCACCGGTGGCCGTGGCGGCCGGCCGGGTGGCGCAGGACGCAGCAGCGAGCGACCCCAGCCCACCACCGGTGAGGGCGAGACCAAGCCGCGTCGCAGCCGCAACCGTCGTCGCACCCGCGGCGGCAAGCCCGCCGGCGAAGCGCAGCAGGGCTGA
- a CDS encoding GNAT family N-acetyltransferase, with product MAGPPGGYAVEFRRVERADFPLLARWLATEPVRRWWCHEWSAEAVERDFGPSVDGLEPNEDWLAALVDGEPVGLVQRSRVADYEENLRDFASLVEVPAGAATLDYLLGDPQRLGRGLGTSMIAAMVERTWRDLPDAPCVLVAVVAANRASWRALEKAGFRIVASGELPPDNPVDDPLHHVLRRDRPH from the coding sequence ATGGCCGGCCCACCGGGCGGGTATGCCGTGGAGTTCCGGCGCGTCGAGCGCGCCGACTTCCCGCTGCTCGCCCGGTGGCTGGCCACCGAGCCCGTGCGCCGCTGGTGGTGCCACGAATGGTCGGCCGAGGCGGTCGAGCGCGACTTCGGACCAAGCGTCGACGGCCTGGAGCCCAACGAGGACTGGCTGGCCGCCCTGGTCGACGGCGAACCGGTGGGGCTGGTGCAGCGCTCGCGGGTCGCCGACTACGAGGAGAACCTGCGCGACTTCGCCTCCCTCGTGGAGGTGCCGGCGGGTGCCGCCACCCTCGACTACCTGCTCGGTGACCCTCAGCGGCTCGGCCGCGGCCTCGGCACGTCCATGATCGCCGCGATGGTCGAGCGCACCTGGCGCGACCTGCCCGACGCCCCCTGCGTGCTGGTGGCCGTCGTCGCGGCCAATAGGGCCTCGTGGCGGGCGCTGGAGAAGGCCGGGTTCCGGATCGTCGCCTCGGGCGAGCTGCCGCCGGACAACCCGGTCGACGACCCCCTGCACCACGTGCTGCGCCGCGACCGGCCGCACTGA
- a CDS encoding NAD(P)-dependent alcohol dehydrogenase: MSRTAALSAPSAGAPLEATTIERRALRDDDIRIDIAFAGICHSDIHQVREEWGSASFPMVPGHEIAGVVSAVGDGVTKYKVGDRVGVGCMVDSCGGCAQCKDGHENFCENRTVWTYNDTNLDGEPAMGGYSQQIVVSERFAVRIPDGLELDVAAPLLCAGITVYTPLKRWGAGPGRKVAVVGMGGLGHMAVKIASAMGAEVTVLSQGTSKEADGRRFGATDYRATADGSVFTDLRGRFDLIVSTISASFDVDAYLGLLKPFGAFVTVGLPPEAQAVSLGALISGDKVLAGSNIGGIELTQEMLDFCAEHGIGAEVEKISADEVNEAYDRVVGSDVRYRFVIDTATISPAS; encoded by the coding sequence GTGTCCCGCACCGCAGCCCTGTCCGCCCCCTCCGCCGGCGCCCCGCTCGAGGCGACCACGATCGAGCGACGTGCCCTGCGCGACGACGACATACGGATCGACATCGCGTTCGCCGGCATCTGCCACAGCGACATCCACCAGGTGCGCGAGGAGTGGGGCAGCGCCTCGTTCCCTATGGTGCCCGGCCACGAGATCGCCGGCGTCGTCTCCGCCGTCGGTGACGGCGTCACGAAGTACAAGGTCGGCGACCGTGTGGGTGTCGGCTGCATGGTCGACTCCTGCGGCGGGTGCGCCCAGTGCAAGGACGGCCACGAGAACTTCTGCGAGAACCGCACCGTCTGGACCTACAACGACACGAACCTCGACGGCGAGCCGGCGATGGGCGGCTACAGCCAGCAGATTGTCGTCTCCGAGCGGTTCGCCGTGCGAATCCCCGACGGCCTCGAGCTCGACGTGGCGGCCCCGCTGTTGTGCGCCGGCATCACCGTCTACACGCCGCTCAAGCGCTGGGGCGCCGGGCCGGGCAGGAAGGTCGCCGTCGTCGGCATGGGCGGCCTCGGGCACATGGCCGTGAAGATCGCCAGCGCCATGGGCGCCGAGGTGACCGTGCTCAGCCAGGGCACGAGCAAGGAGGCGGACGGGCGCCGGTTCGGGGCGACGGACTACCGGGCCACCGCGGACGGCAGCGTCTTCACGGACCTGCGCGGCCGGTTCGACCTCATCGTCAGCACCATCAGCGCCAGCTTCGACGTCGACGCCTACCTCGGCCTGCTCAAGCCGTTCGGGGCCTTCGTCACCGTGGGCCTGCCGCCCGAGGCCCAGGCCGTCAGCCTCGGCGCGCTGATCAGCGGCGACAAGGTCCTCGCCGGCTCCAACATCGGCGGCATCGAGCTCACCCAGGAGATGCTCGACTTCTGCGCCGAGCACGGCATCGGCGCCGAGGTCGAGAAGATCTCCGCCGACGAGGTGAACGAGGCCTACGACCGCGTGGTGGGCTCCGACGTCCGCTACCGGTTCGTCATCGACACCGCCACCATCTCGCCCGCCTCCTAG
- a CDS encoding ParA family protein, with product MAKSRTKKPATVISVANQKGGVAKTTSVASLGAAFAEHGKRVLLVDLDAQACLTFSMGVDPDVVELSVNEVLLGQAAVADVRVECEDGVDLVPSVIDLAGAEAQLLPRPGREYVLRTALEDVREEYDVILLDCSPSLGVLTLNALTASQGLIIPMPCEMLSHRGVGQLLDTVADVKKILNKDLAVYGILPTLFDGRSNHAREVLSDVGERYGLPVLDPPIPKTVRFAEAPAVGRSILATSRTSKGAQAYRAVARSLLSKV from the coding sequence GTGGCGAAGTCCCGCACGAAGAAGCCGGCCACGGTCATCTCCGTCGCGAACCAGAAGGGCGGCGTCGCCAAGACCACCTCGGTGGCGTCCCTCGGCGCGGCCTTCGCGGAGCACGGCAAGCGCGTCCTGCTCGTCGACCTCGACGCGCAGGCCTGCCTGACCTTCAGCATGGGGGTCGACCCCGACGTCGTCGAGCTGTCGGTCAACGAGGTGCTGCTCGGACAGGCCGCCGTCGCGGACGTGCGGGTGGAGTGCGAGGACGGGGTCGACCTCGTGCCCAGCGTGATCGACCTCGCCGGCGCCGAGGCACAGCTGCTGCCGCGCCCGGGGCGCGAGTACGTGCTGCGGACCGCGCTCGAGGACGTGCGCGAGGAGTACGACGTCATCCTGCTGGACTGCTCGCCGAGCCTCGGGGTGCTCACCCTCAACGCGCTGACCGCGAGCCAGGGGCTCATCATCCCCATGCCGTGCGAGATGCTCAGCCACCGCGGCGTGGGCCAGCTGCTCGACACCGTCGCCGACGTCAAGAAGATCCTCAACAAGGACCTCGCGGTCTACGGCATCCTCCCCACGCTCTTCGACGGCCGGAGCAACCACGCCCGGGAGGTGCTCTCCGACGTCGGTGAGCGCTACGGCCTGCCCGTGCTCGACCCGCCGATCCCGAAGACCGTCCGCTTCGCGGAGGCGCCGGCGGTGGGGCGCTCGATCCTGGCCACGTCGCGCACGTCCAAGGGCGCCCAGGCCTACCGGGCCGTGGCCAGGAGCCTGCTGTCGAAGGTCTGA
- a CDS encoding GNAT family N-acetyltransferase: MTGAVTIETPRLLLRQWREDDLASFAALNRDPEVMRFFEEPLTWERSDGWARYIADRIDGLGWGLWALERRDTGEFIGFTGLQVPRHDLPCNPCVEVGWRLARAAWGHGFATEAGRASLAHAFGPLALEEVVSMTAVPNTPSRRVMERLGMVRDEAGDFDHPGVSAGHPLQRHVLYRISAQRWRSLPTT, translated from the coding sequence ATGACCGGTGCCGTGACCATCGAGACCCCACGGCTGTTGCTGCGGCAGTGGCGCGAGGACGACCTCGCGTCCTTCGCCGCCCTGAACCGCGACCCCGAGGTGATGCGCTTCTTCGAGGAGCCGCTGACGTGGGAGCGGTCCGACGGGTGGGCCCGCTACATCGCGGACAGGATCGACGGGCTCGGCTGGGGGCTGTGGGCGCTCGAGCGACGCGACACGGGTGAGTTCATCGGGTTCACCGGGCTGCAGGTGCCGCGCCACGACCTGCCGTGCAACCCCTGCGTGGAGGTGGGGTGGCGCCTCGCCCGCGCGGCGTGGGGGCACGGCTTCGCCACCGAGGCGGGCCGGGCCAGCCTCGCCCACGCTTTCGGGCCCCTCGCCCTCGAGGAGGTGGTCTCCATGACCGCCGTGCCCAACACCCCGTCCCGCCGCGTCATGGAGCGGCTCGGCATGGTGCGCGACGAGGCCGGCGACTTCGACCACCCGGGCGTGTCCGCCGGCCACCCCCTCCAGCGGCACGTGCTGTACCGCATCAGCGCGCAGCGGTGGCGCTCGCTGCCGACGACGTGA
- a CDS encoding PD-(D/E)XK nuclease family protein gives MTVGAQRFEQQELGGMPTRLFRASPSRLHAWLDCPRRYRLQYLDRPRPQARPQRAHTSVGVAVHNALRDWWDLPTAQRTTTAGAELVRTSWIELGFRDTDQSQRWRTRAQQQVHAYLENVDPSRQPLGIERTVSLKTERLALQGRIDRLDERDGELVVVDYKTSRVPPTDDEARTSLPLALYAAAAWKMFRRRCVRVELHHLPTGSVAAHEHTGESLKRKIDEAESIARDAQRAEADYAAFGVDSGRFPANVTPLCRWCDFRAHCPAGQAAGPEQSDWAALDGEEP, from the coding sequence ATGACCGTGGGGGCACAGCGTTTCGAGCAGCAGGAGCTCGGTGGCATGCCGACGCGCCTGTTCCGGGCCAGCCCGTCCCGGCTGCACGCGTGGCTCGACTGCCCGCGGCGCTACCGGCTGCAGTACCTCGACCGCCCGCGACCGCAGGCCCGCCCACAGCGCGCGCACACGTCGGTCGGCGTCGCGGTGCACAACGCGCTGCGTGACTGGTGGGACCTGCCAACGGCCCAGCGCACCACCACCGCCGGCGCCGAGCTGGTGCGCACGTCGTGGATCGAGCTCGGCTTCCGCGACACCGACCAGTCGCAGCGCTGGCGCACCCGGGCCCAGCAGCAGGTCCACGCCTACCTCGAGAACGTCGACCCCTCGCGGCAGCCGCTCGGCATCGAGCGCACCGTGTCGCTGAAGACCGAGCGGCTCGCCCTCCAGGGCCGGATCGACCGCCTCGACGAGCGCGACGGCGAGCTCGTGGTCGTCGACTACAAGACCAGCCGCGTGCCGCCCACCGACGACGAGGCCCGCACCTCCCTGCCTCTGGCGCTGTATGCCGCGGCGGCCTGGAAGATGTTCCGGCGCCGCTGCGTGCGGGTCGAGCTGCACCACCTGCCCACGGGGTCCGTCGCCGCGCACGAGCACACGGGGGAGTCGCTGAAGCGCAAGATCGACGAGGCGGAGTCGATCGCCCGCGACGCGCAGCGGGCCGAGGCCGACTACGCCGCGTTCGGCGTCGACTCGGGCCGCTTCCCCGCCAACGTGACCCCCTTGTGCCGGTGGTGCGACTTCCGGGCGCACTGCCCGGCAGGCCAGGCCGCGGGGCCGGAGCAGTCCGACTGGGCGGCGCTCGACGGGGAGGAGCCGTGA
- a CDS encoding MarC family protein, translated as MSAVDLEILVSMFVTLLVIMDPPGILPVFLGLTKSLTHRQRVAAARRAALVALGVITAFGVFGQQILQYLHISLPALQGAGGLLLLLVALELLTGKESEQHADVGVNVAMVPLGTPLLAGPGAIAGLLLSAIAGQMLANSVRAFVSGEG; from the coding sequence GTGAGCGCGGTCGACCTCGAGATCCTCGTCTCGATGTTCGTCACCCTGCTGGTGATCATGGACCCGCCCGGGATCCTGCCGGTCTTCCTCGGCCTGACCAAGAGCCTGACCCACCGCCAGCGGGTGGCCGCCGCCCGCCGGGCCGCGCTCGTGGCGCTCGGCGTCATCACGGCGTTCGGCGTGTTCGGCCAGCAGATCCTCCAGTACCTGCACATCTCGCTCCCGGCCCTGCAGGGGGCCGGTGGCCTGCTGCTGCTCCTCGTGGCCCTCGAGCTGCTGACGGGCAAGGAGTCCGAGCAGCACGCCGACGTCGGTGTCAACGTGGCCATGGTGCCGCTCGGCACCCCGCTGCTGGCCGGACCGGGAGCCATCGCCGGCCTGCTGCTGTCGGCGATCGCCGGGCAGATGCTCGCCAACAGCGTCCGGGCCTTTGTCAGCGGCGAGGGATAG
- a CDS encoding PHP domain-containing protein, with protein MAIDLHTHSNASDGTHDPARVVAEAAAHGLTTIALTDHDTTSGWAEATAAALELGVDLVPGVELSTQHHGVSVHLLGYLVDADHAGLRHEMERARSSRDTRMERMVARMAADGIPVDLEVVRAQAKAGATLGRPHLADALVEVGYVPDRDAAFTDLLHDRSPYYVHHYAPEVLRAIALVREAGGVPVMAHPFANRRGRTVSDHVIEQMAEAGLAGLEAYHRDHLGPERAHAVALADRLGLFVTGSSDYHGTGKENRIGENLTEPEVLAQIEEQATSGTAVVRS; from the coding sequence GTGGCGATCGACCTGCACACCCACTCCAACGCGAGTGACGGCACCCACGACCCCGCCCGGGTCGTCGCCGAGGCCGCCGCCCACGGTCTGACCACCATCGCCCTCACCGACCACGACACGACCTCCGGATGGGCGGAGGCCACCGCTGCCGCCCTCGAGCTCGGCGTCGACCTCGTGCCGGGGGTCGAGCTGTCCACCCAGCACCACGGAGTCAGCGTCCACCTCCTCGGCTACCTCGTCGACGCCGACCACGCCGGGCTGAGGCATGAGATGGAGCGGGCCCGCTCGAGCCGGGACACGAGGATGGAGCGGATGGTCGCGAGGATGGCGGCCGACGGCATACCGGTCGACCTCGAGGTGGTGCGCGCGCAGGCCAAGGCGGGGGCGACCCTCGGTCGTCCCCACCTCGCCGACGCGCTCGTCGAGGTCGGCTACGTGCCGGACCGGGACGCGGCCTTCACCGACCTGCTGCACGACCGCAGCCCCTACTACGTGCACCACTACGCGCCCGAGGTCCTGCGGGCGATCGCCCTGGTCCGCGAGGCCGGTGGGGTCCCCGTGATGGCCCACCCCTTCGCGAACCGCCGCGGGCGCACCGTCAGCGACCACGTGATCGAGCAGATGGCCGAGGCCGGCCTCGCCGGGCTCGAGGCCTACCACCGCGACCACCTCGGCCCCGAGCGGGCGCACGCGGTCGCGCTCGCCGACCGGCTCGGGCTGTTCGTCACGGGGTCGAGCGACTACCACGGCACGGGCAAGGAGAACCGCATCGGTGAGAACCTCACCGAACCGGAGGTGCTGGCCCAGATCGAGGAGCAGGCCACGAGCGGGACCGCAGTGGTGCGCTCGTGA
- a CDS encoding MaoC family dehydratase, with product MQFGRTYEEFEVGAVYRHWPGKTVTEYDDHLFCLITMNHHPLHLDAHYAKETTQFGRNVVVGNYVYSLLLGMSVPDVSGKAIANLEVESLRHVAPTFHGDTIYGETTVLDKWESTSKDDRGIVHVETIGYNQDGKVVCIFRRKVMVPKQSYLDARGGEQPGRPVPQPDRNWSGQQAEASA from the coding sequence ATGCAGTTCGGGCGTACGTACGAGGAGTTCGAGGTCGGCGCGGTCTACAGGCACTGGCCCGGGAAGACGGTCACCGAGTACGACGACCACCTCTTCTGCCTCATCACCATGAACCACCACCCGCTGCACCTCGACGCGCACTACGCGAAGGAGACCACGCAGTTCGGCAGGAACGTGGTGGTCGGCAACTACGTCTACTCGCTGCTGCTCGGCATGAGCGTGCCCGACGTCTCCGGCAAGGCCATCGCGAACCTCGAGGTCGAGTCGCTGCGCCACGTGGCTCCGACCTTCCACGGCGACACCATCTACGGCGAGACCACCGTGCTCGACAAGTGGGAGTCGACGAGCAAGGACGACCGCGGCATCGTCCACGTCGAGACGATCGGCTACAACCAGGACGGCAAGGTCGTCTGCATCTTCCGGCGCAAGGTCATGGTGCCCAAGCAGAGCTACCTCGACGCCCGCGGCGGCGAGCAGCCCGGTCGCCCCGTGCCCCAGCCCGACAGGAACTGGTCGGGGCAGCAGGCCGAGGCCTCCGCCTAG
- a CDS encoding MarR family transcriptional regulator: MARFVGERGTPAELEALPYLLRRATASMDRLLLQTLEGRGFADVGATGLHVLLLVRSPRPVSLLAESLGMTPQAMGRVVKRMEARELVVRYEHPYDARSLMVELTDDGADLASIVREALQDALHVVSDDLEGERLGQLVDDLAVVAEVGEDPHPWQRW, encoded by the coding sequence GTGGCGCGCTTCGTGGGTGAGCGGGGGACACCTGCCGAGCTGGAGGCGCTGCCATACCTCCTGCGCCGCGCGACGGCCTCCATGGATCGCCTCTTGCTGCAGACGCTCGAGGGGCGTGGCTTCGCCGACGTCGGCGCCACCGGGCTGCACGTCCTGCTGCTGGTGCGGAGCCCCCGGCCCGTCAGCCTGCTCGCTGAGTCGCTTGGCATGACGCCTCAGGCCATGGGGCGGGTGGTGAAGCGGATGGAGGCCCGAGAGCTGGTGGTGCGCTACGAGCACCCCTACGACGCCAGGTCGCTCATGGTGGAGCTGACCGACGACGGAGCAGACCTCGCGAGCATCGTGCGCGAGGCGCTGCAGGACGCGCTCCACGTGGTCTCCGACGACCTCGAGGGCGAGCGCCTCGGGCAGCTCGTGGACGACCTCGCCGTGGTCGCGGAGGTGGGGGAGGACCCGCACCCGTGGCAGCGGTGGTGA
- a CDS encoding aminopeptidase P family protein — translation MTSEEQKQADNRARPTTDEFRAFVAEDWAPRRAGATAPSEAAPYAAARRARVSEAFPGERLVVPAGGLKVRSNDTDYVFRPHSAFAHLTGLGGDREPDAVLVLEPRDAEHGGGHEAILYFRPLAGRDTDEFFADPRYGEFWVGARPTIEDIETELGLTARHIDEFADAAAKDAGEVTVRLVRDADRDLARQLDAARTTEGADPSTLEEADDELAAFLSTLRLVKDEWEVGEMRKAVAATHVGFEAVIGDLPEAVAKGRGERWVEGVFGLHARHQGNGIGYDSICAAGDHATTLHWIKNTGDLKEGDLILLDAGVEVDSLFTADITRTLPASGTFTDAQREIYDAVYAAQEAGLAAVRPGNKFSDVHAAAIRVIAEHLEKWGLLPEGVDVEGTLDKEHGQYHRRWMVHGTSHHLGIDVHDCALATREQYMDAELKPGMVLTVEPGLYFKADDLKAPERFRGIGVRIEDDVLVTEDGCENLSAAMPRTSTDVEAWIARIWER, via the coding sequence GTGACCAGCGAAGAGCAGAAGCAGGCCGACAACCGGGCGCGTCCCACCACCGACGAGTTCCGCGCCTTCGTGGCCGAGGACTGGGCGCCGCGGCGTGCCGGCGCCACCGCGCCGTCCGAGGCCGCCCCGTATGCCGCCGCGCGCCGGGCCCGCGTCAGCGAGGCCTTCCCGGGCGAGCGGCTCGTCGTGCCCGCCGGCGGCCTGAAGGTGCGCAGCAACGACACCGACTACGTGTTCCGCCCGCACAGCGCCTTCGCGCACCTCACCGGCCTCGGCGGTGACCGCGAGCCGGACGCCGTGCTCGTCCTGGAGCCGCGGGACGCCGAGCACGGTGGCGGCCACGAGGCGATCCTCTACTTCCGCCCGCTGGCCGGCCGCGACACCGACGAGTTCTTCGCCGACCCCCGCTACGGCGAGTTCTGGGTGGGCGCGCGTCCCACCATCGAGGACATCGAGACCGAGCTGGGCCTGACCGCCCGCCACATCGACGAGTTCGCCGACGCCGCGGCGAAGGACGCCGGCGAGGTCACCGTGCGCCTGGTGCGCGACGCCGACCGCGACCTGGCCCGCCAGCTCGACGCCGCCCGCACCACCGAGGGCGCCGACCCGTCCACGCTGGAGGAGGCCGATGACGAGCTCGCGGCGTTCCTCTCCACCCTGCGCCTGGTCAAGGACGAGTGGGAGGTCGGCGAGATGCGCAAGGCCGTCGCCGCCACCCACGTCGGCTTCGAGGCCGTCATCGGCGACCTGCCCGAGGCGGTCGCCAAGGGCCGCGGCGAGCGCTGGGTCGAGGGCGTCTTCGGTCTCCACGCCCGCCACCAGGGCAACGGCATCGGCTACGACTCCATCTGCGCTGCCGGCGACCACGCGACGACGTTGCACTGGATCAAGAACACCGGTGACCTCAAGGAGGGCGACCTCATCCTGCTCGACGCCGGGGTCGAGGTCGACTCGCTCTTCACCGCCGACATCACCCGCACGCTGCCCGCCAGCGGCACCTTCACCGACGCCCAGCGCGAGATCTACGACGCCGTCTACGCCGCGCAGGAGGCCGGCCTGGCAGCGGTCAGGCCCGGCAACAAGTTCTCCGACGTGCACGCCGCCGCCATCCGGGTCATCGCCGAGCACCTCGAGAAGTGGGGCCTGCTGCCCGAGGGCGTCGACGTCGAGGGCACCCTCGACAAGGAGCACGGCCAGTACCACCGGCGCTGGATGGTGCACGGCACCTCGCACCACCTCGGCATCGACGTGCACGACTGCGCCCTCGCCACCCGCGAGCAGTACATGGACGCCGAGCTGAAGCCCGGGATGGTGCTCACCGTGGAGCCCGGGCTCTACTTCAAGGCCGACGACCTCAAGGCCCCCGAGCGTTTCCGCGGCATCGGCGTGCGCATCGAGGACGACGTGCTCGTCACCGAGGACGGGTGCGAGAACCTCTCCGCAGCCATGCCCCGCACCTCCACCGATGTCGAGGCCTGGATCGCCCGCATCTGGGAGCGCTGA
- a CDS encoding PIG-L deacetylase family protein, protein MTERPQLAEFGDDFSRVLCVVAHPDDIEYGTAAAVDRWTKAGKVVTYFLLTRGEAGIDTMQPAKAGPLREQEERDGAAVVGVTEVDFGDYRDGHIEYGLDLRRDIAREIRRRRPEVVITGDYHDRFFGGMPNQADHRAVGLATLDACADAGNRWIFPELAAEGFEPWGGVALVGFGGSPQPSHYVDVTGHFEAAVSSLEAHREYNAALGPDFPPPRDLIQMILGRGGEAAGIEHALLLDVVQRR, encoded by the coding sequence ATGACGGAGCGCCCGCAGCTGGCCGAGTTCGGAGACGACTTCTCGCGCGTCCTGTGCGTCGTGGCGCACCCGGACGACATCGAGTACGGCACCGCGGCAGCGGTGGACCGCTGGACGAAGGCCGGCAAGGTCGTCACCTACTTCCTGCTCACGCGCGGCGAAGCCGGGATCGACACCATGCAGCCGGCGAAGGCCGGCCCGCTGCGGGAGCAGGAGGAACGCGACGGCGCCGCGGTGGTGGGCGTGACCGAGGTCGACTTCGGCGACTACCGCGACGGGCACATCGAGTACGGCCTGGACCTGCGCCGCGACATCGCCCGGGAGATCCGGCGGCGCCGGCCGGAGGTCGTCATCACCGGCGACTACCACGACCGGTTCTTCGGCGGCATGCCCAACCAGGCCGACCACCGGGCGGTCGGGCTGGCGACGCTCGACGCCTGTGCCGATGCCGGCAACCGGTGGATCTTCCCCGAGCTCGCCGCGGAGGGTTTCGAGCCGTGGGGCGGGGTGGCCCTGGTCGGTTTCGGGGGCTCACCCCAGCCGTCGCACTACGTCGACGTCACAGGCCACTTCGAGGCGGCCGTGTCCTCGCTCGAGGCGCACCGCGAGTACAACGCCGCCCTGGGGCCGGACTTCCCGCCGCCCCGCGACCTCATCCAGATGATCCTGGGCAGAGGCGGCGAGGCGGCCGGGATCGAGCACGCGCTGCTGCTCGACGTCGTCCAGCGCCGCTGA